DNA from Phocoena phocoena chromosome 1, mPhoPho1.1, whole genome shotgun sequence:
tgtatagaaATTCAGTGAGGTGagagctgaaagagaaattaaaacccctCCACTTGTATTACCCATGATTACAACTAGTAAATTCAAGCCAAAGAAAACTGTCAGCTTTCAATTTGAATCTTCCACACATTCAGTCTCAACACAAAGtagtcaataaatacttgtttattgattaaactgaattataaaaaacaaaacaaaaaaaacttcctaTACTACGAAGCCATGCGGGCAGAATCCACAAAGGTAACTTCCTGGCCAAAACCCAGCTGATCCACTGTTGGTATTATGGCCTTAAAAAAATTACCCATTGAGAAAGTCATACAGTGTGCAGAGGCCAGGAACCCAGCTCTGCTAAATCTGGGGCTGCTGCGGAGACTACCAAAGAGAAGGATTAAGTCACTGCAGATAGCGTTGACCATAGTTCTTGAACTTTCTGAAAAGCAAAGTTTTGACTCAAAAGTCCATATTCTGTCAAAATGGCATCAGGCAAAAAGCTGGGGAAGAGAAGCCCAGGTGGATCCTCAGTTCAGTTTTCAGATGCCATGGGTTCACAAAGCTGGCCAAGCTGTTTATGGAGGGGAATACTCCAGTTCACTATATTATAGTGTGCTcggagttaaaaaacaaacaaaaaaaacagatgagGAGAAACAGGTGGTAACAAATGTCACACCTGTACCACCAGGCCCATCACATCTTGAGCATCTCCCAGTCTCTGAAAGCCTGCTCAATCAAATAGGGTCACCTAGAAAAAAACCACATTGTTTATAAATCCATTtcccctcattttttttaaatgttccacttatgtacattttaaagatgaaccATTTACAAGCCTGTGCAGGTTGCCTCCTTGGCTCACAGGAGGGAAACGTTGCAGAAAGCCTCAGGATGGACAGAAGTATAGTATAGTTGTGGGAAAGGTGGACCTGGATTTTTgctccttttctctgtgtgttacAGTACGTTTCAGTTTATAGCCATTGAgtacatacaattaaaaaaaaaatccctcatgcAAATTgtagaaaaaattttctttccttgaagctggcagtgaaaaataaagattcatgtctttttctttgtgcACACCCCTATGTGTTTCTTCTTCATATCAGATTCTTCTCTAAGCATTAAGAGAAATAGGGGAAAGCCACAGGGTAAGCAGAATTTCAACAAGTGGTCTTTTTAAAGTTCAATACAACTTCTTGCACAATTAGCTGCTGGCTGGCGGACATGTGATCCCTTGAACAGGTATGCTGTCCACTTAACAGGAGGAAGTTCAACAAAGCAGGGACTGCCCCCATGGATTGCAGGATGAAGACCCATACACTGGGAATGGCTTCCACCCTAAGGTTCTGTGTGATCACCTCAGTACCTCTTGCTTGCTAATGACCCATGTATGATCCTTTGTCCAGAGTGACGGTGTGAGAATGGGGAAGGGGGCCAAGGATCACAGGTGCAAAGAATAttggttttgttgtgtttttgtcgGAGGGAGGGTGGTGAGGGAAAAAATCTACTCATCATTCTGGACGATTAAAGGTGGTTTCATGCATTTTTAAAGccacaattttatatttaagagtTGCTGTAGAAACCAACATCtctggagagggaaggaaagaaaggagaaggaagagagagttcagtgggattttttttccattttcatttttatataaaagtgtTAAGACCACaatgaaaaaacttttttatccatatatatatataataaaccaGTTTGTGAGctacaatttttgtctttcccATCTTCAGAAATGTTCTCACATTGACAATGGTTGGATAGCATCATGCCCAAAGACACTGGCCacacagtaaaacaaacaaaacccagatgtACTATGATACAGTTGAGGTAAAAGGGGAAACAAAAGATTTAACATTCGCCCacgaaagatttttttttttcctttttcttgattttgtcAGAAAAATACCAAGCACagtgatttaaatttaaaaaaaagtcacaaaaaccTGTTTTTAGCAGAAGTGAATGACCAATGGGGCCAGGACCAGCTCATCGGCTCAGACGTGATCACTATCGGTTTTCCTAATAATCCACAAATCCACAAGGATGTATATAAGTCAACATCAGGGGGGAGTGGtggcataaaattaaaaaatataacccaAATACCCCCACCTGGTATACCCCCCTTTACCTCTACCCTCCCTAACActttcccacccccactccacacCCCCTCATGACCCCAACACTTAAATCTCCATCAGATCTAGGTCAGCTTCTTCAAAGCCATAGAAGGACTCGGTCTCACTTTCACCCTCAAAGAGCTGGTGAAGGCTTTCAGGCTCAACTGTCTCTTCAGGAGATGACCTGGGTCGGGGAGTGGAAGCTGAGGCCTCCTCAGACTGTTCCCCACTCAGCTTCAGTTGCTCCTCTAGGGAGGCAATTAGCTCCTCCTGCATGTCAGCATTTCTTGTAGGTGAGTTAATGTTGCCATCAGGGCCAGGCAGAACGCTGGCCACAAGGAAGGACCGCTGAACTAGCTCTGGACAGTCCCCAATGACACCAAGCACCTCAGCCAGCCAGACCAGCAGCAGCTGAAGCAGGACATCAGAATCACACGCACTGTCTGCCATTTCCCGAGCCTGCTCCTTCCACTTTTTGTGCAGGAAGTTCTTGACAGTTCGTTTGATGCATACATCTAATGGCTGGATTTTGGAGCTACAGCCTGCTGGGACAACTGCAGGCAAAGTGCTAGAGGCACTAAGCATGGCCAGCACCTCTTCTGACAGGTGAGTGCGATGACAGTCCATCACAAGCATGCCTTTGCTGCGCTGGCAAGCTGTGTGCTTCTGCCACACTCGGGTTGACCACAGCTCCATGATCTCATCGTCACTGTAGCCACTCTCCTTCGCCTCTAGCAAGATGGAGTCTGGCACATTAGCAGGCTGATCCATCTGTCCTCGGTAGAAAACCAGGGTAGGGAGGACAGTGCCATCTGCCAGAATGGCCAGCACCACATCACACCAAGGCTCCCCTGTGCCCACTGTCTGCAGGGCATTTTCCTTTCGGTCGTCACTGCTCAGTACCTCCGTATCCAGGAACAAGGAGATCTCATCAATAGCCACAATCATAGACAAGGGTAAGTCCTGGTTGTGAATCTGCCGTtgtacaaattcaatgaagagtCCTGCATTCTCTGCCACATCCTTAGGTAGAGTGTGGGCCACAGCTCGCCGAGCGTGGGGAGTCAGGTGGTGCCGTAGCATGAAACGCACAGCCCACTCATAAGAGATCTTAAACCCCCCCTCCAAAGAACGTCCTATTTTGGTGGCCTTCTGGAACAAGGTCTCCTCATTTACAGGTAGCTGTTGCTCTCGCTGGGTCAGCACCCACTCAGCCAGTTTCTCTTCTGCCTCTAAGCTCAGATATTTGCCCTCCAGATTCTCCCCCTGTGAGGCCTGGAAGCGCCGAAGCCAACGCCGGATGCGTCGTTGGGGGTTTCGGAAGTGTTCAGCTGCCTGTTCCGTATTGCAGCACAGGGCAAACAGTACCACTCGAAGCTTCTTCACAGAAAGCTGCTCCTTCTTGCCAATCACACTGCTACTACCACCCCCTGATGCTGGCTCAGGCTCCTGGGTGACTGGGCTCCCTTCATCCTGGTCATCGACATTCAGACATTCCGCCCCCTCCGTAGCCAAGGGTGGAAGGGCTAAAGGCTGGGGATGagtgggggttggtggtggggttGCAGTTGAGGCTGGTGACGGGAGTGCCTGGGCCATGGGAGCTGGTAGCTCTTCAGGCTCAGCTGGGGTGGCCCCCGCAGATTTCACAGTGGCAGCTTTAatagaggggaaggaaggaggagggtacAAATTCTTCAAGTTCCGGTCGTGCACTCGGTCACGAGTCTGGCCATGCCTAAAAGGTTAGCAACGAGAGGAGGAAAAAGCTCAGTtaaactagaaaaatgaaataataatagtaatagtagtaataataaagaCCAAACAtactataaaatagaaattaaaccaTCAAGCGAGTTTCTGTTACCTTGAGTGAGATATCCAAGTGAGTCCTATgggaaataaagacaataaaaaaatgttaGCTCAGTGAAGAAACAAACCCTCCGAAGAGTTCTTTAGATTTCAACCAAAAAAGCAAACCTGCTGCCTTCCCAGtcttatataaatttcaggttaGAATGCTTCCAATTTGGTGAAGTGTATCTAAACAGTGAATGGGTCAGGCCAGGTAGAGATGCACCAGACTCATGGTATGACCTGTATCCTTAGCTTTTTTCCCTAATCCCCATCTCTCCTACTTACCCCGTGGCAGGATGCTACTGGATCTGTGAGAGGGGTTGAATACCAAATGCTTAGCCATGGCATCTCCAACAGAAGTAACAAAGGTACATGAAGTGCAGGCCAGCTTGATTCCACTAAGAAAGAGAGTCAAGAGTATATAAGACAAATGTAGCAGTGACACTAGAAAGAGTTAAGCTTTGAGgcttaataaagaaaaagagtgtCCCTCCTTTCTACTCTCTGTCAAATTAATTCATATATCCACCCCCCAAAATATTAAAAGGGATTTAATgtaaaaacttgaaaaattaacAGACCATCAATAAGTTTTTTGTTACCTCACAGAATTTTTAAACAAAGCCAAATACTTGGGGCTCTTCCGTGGAACATGATTGCTGAGGAAGACAAACAAAAAGTGGTATGAGTTACGTGGTTCTGCTTGCTAAACTAGAGATCACCAGCGACTGACAATGCCCCAACAAAAGAAATGCCTCTTCACTCAATCCTAACCTCAACCCAAGCCTGTTTTCCTATCACATTAATATTTCCTATTAATATGCAAACGaatcatgggggtggggggaaatctATTAAAAGGCACATTCTGGTTGGGGGTGGCGTGGTGGTGACCAGGGTCAGATGCTACATTTCTAAGAAGCTCCAAATGAGTGCTGCTGGTCCTTGGACCACATTTTGGGTAGCAAGGTCCTACAAAATCAGAGCACAGACCATCAAAGCCAAATGGAGCCGGGTCTGGCCTCTTACCTGCTAGGACAGGTGGGCAAACAGCTCTAAAAGTTGAAGAAGGAAACCCCAGAAGCAGGGGAGGGAATGCACTGAGTTCTGGAGAACCTGAAATCCCAGATAGGAACATTGGTTTAATCCTGACTTACTTGATCATGTGGTTGGCATAAGCTCGAGAACAGCAGGTACTATAGCGACATAGAGAGCAGTGAACATAAGTAGGGAAATGGTTAGGGAAATCTGGGATCTCAAAGCTGCACTCCAGACATGTCTGCCGGCCCATGACACTCCtgtcaagaaacaaggaaaattctTATTACTGCCTCAGGGGTTCCTAAATTGTAGGCGATTTAGACAACAGATACTGCCTAAAAGGCTACCAGATTACACTAGCTATCAGGAATAACTGTGCCCACCCggcccccagcctccagaagaAGGCACTGACATTTTCCTAACAGCTCTCTTCTGGACGTTGCGCTGGACAGGGGGATAAAGGAAGACGGGCAGAGGGTCCGCTGAGGAGGCCAGTGGTGCTGCCTCCTGCAAGGTGCTGGGAGGGACATCACTGGAGGGTACAGGAACAGTGCGTGGCTGCCCTCGGGAAGCCCGGATTGTCACCTGTGAGTCAAGGGAAGGGATAATTAGACACTACCCACGTTAAACCTCAGAACGCGGAAAATCTCTATTCCTCCCCTTCTTGGATCTGTAAATAGAATGTCAACAAACCCTTTACCTTGGTGCCTGGTTTCAAACCTTCCAGCTGCTTGGGTTTACGGAAGGTTTTATGGTGCTGAAGTTTGTGTTCAATTTTGTCCTTGGCAAAGAGAAACTGCAGCCGGcatttgttgcaatgataaacaTTCCTCTTCTGAAGGGGGAATAAAAAGAGACAGAATCCTTTAAAGGTTCCCAATGAATTTTCTTCCCTGAGGAGAAGGTACATCATTGCCAATCGTATTCTTCCCACCCTTCTGCTGGTAAtttaacagaggaaaaaagagaaatacacaacATAACACCAAACCtagtatttttttatctttttatataactttatttattttgaagtaaagttACAAACCTATTATTGGGTGGTGAGAATCATCACCTCCCATGCTCCCAGAGAAAGGCAGACTCAAAGTCAGAATAACTAGGTCCTCAAAGCATCTCCCGCTGACTTGCTTTAACAATTTGGCTGAGTGGCTTACGCTTCACTTGCCCCTACTACTTTATCTTTACAGTGTGGATGGACAGTGCTACTACTTCTggatattcttatttctttttaaatacaataaatatgtacgtggtaaaaaaaaaaaaaatcatacttttatTCTGTACTCCTTCATGTGGTAAGCTTGCCTTCAACTCCAACCGTCAGTCCCTCTCCATAGAAACAACTTGTTACCAAGTCTCTTGGGTATTCTTTCACAGATAGTCTATGCATATAACCATATAGCAAACACATACATCTCCAATCAccacctgttttcctttctctttctttaacaaAAATGATAGTCCTTTCTACACAGtgctgtttttttcctcttaacacATCAATGCATAAAGATATGCCTCCCTCCAAGGCCATTTTGAGGATTCAATCTGCCCAGTATTGAAATACGACATGTCTATGATTTTCTTCCCTAGGATAGCAAGGCTCTCTCTGTAACCTCAGCTGAGTTACAGGTGATAATTTCCATGCTACTATATGGAAATGCATTAGTGGTGGATTATCAGCACTCACTAGTGTGAGCCTAAGAAGTGCCTGCTTACAAGTAAGAGTGAgggcacatgtgcacacacgtgAATGTTATGCACAGGTACACCCACCCATCttgttctctcttctgttccctATGTACCTTCACTCTTCTCCTCCAGTGGCTCCTTTCCtgcagtattttaaaacaaaggcaTACCTAttccatcttaaaaacaaaacacaaaagcaacaacaaattcTCCCTTGCTACCTCTTTTCCTGGATCTACCACCCTTGGTCTTCCCCTTCATAaacaaatttacttattttatttatttatttttttggctgtgttgggtcttcattgctgtgcacgggctttctctaattgtggcgagcgggggctactcttcgttgtggcgcgcaggcttctcattgtggtggcttctcttattgtgggggcttctcttattgtggagcacgggctctaggcatgcgggcggcttcagtagttacagcactcgagctcagtagttgtggctcatgggcttagttgctccgcggcatgtgggatcttcccggaccatggctcaaacctgtgtcccctgcattggcaggtggattctcaaccactgtgccaccggggaagccctaacaaatttattttttaattaattaatttttttcataaacaaatttctttaaataagttgtctccatttccttatctctCATCATTTGTCCCACTGAAATCTGACTTCCACCTTGCTAACCAACAAAACGGCTAAATTAAATGCTGGCCTCTAAAGTTTCTACCTTGCTGATACCTTCCTGTAACACCTGACCACACTCTTTTCTTCAAAATACTTTTGTCCCCTCAGCTTCCTTGACACCAAGACTCTTCTTGTTTTCCTTCCAGGACTATGGTCCTGGCCTTGTGGATAGAGACTTCAATGGTCCTAAGCCTCACCTTATTCTCaatttggggtgggggatgggggtgcaGCATAGCACTTACAAGTTTAAAATCCACTGATTTATATAATGATGATTCCTAAGTACCTTTCACAATCCAGGCTTTTCTCCCAGGCCTCAGACCTGTATATCCAACTACCTATTTAAAAGTCAGTTATACTTGATGTCCATAGATACTGCTAAGTCAAGAATATccaaacttgggacttccctggtggtccagtggttaagactccatgcttccattgcagggagtgtgggtctgatccctggtcaggaacgaATAAGATCCGgtgtgccacatggcatggccaaaattttaaaaaataatagtaataaaaaagaatatccaaACTTATAATCCTCccctcaaaaattattttctccactGTTCCTATCTCAATAAACAGTCCCACCATTCATCCAATTACCGAAGACAGAATCCTGGGTACTAGTCTTAACTACTCTCTCACTACCTTCACCTAAATCCATTTCTAAATCATAGATATCACTTATCTTCTCAATATCTCTATCCTCTTTGTCCTCATTTCAAAAGCTAGTAGCCACTATCATCTCTCATCTCAACTACTGAAAAAGCCTCTGGCTTGTCTCCCTAACTCTAGTCTCAACCTCCTTCAATTCATTCTCCTTAGAGCAGCCAGTGCAATCATAACTAAAAGCAAATTTGAACACATCAGTCCAGGACTAAAAATCTCTTTAATGGCTTCCCAACAACTTATTATAATAAAAGTTGAAATTCCTTTTATATGGCTTACAAGATTCTCCATGATCTGTTCCCTAACTTCCAACCTCCCCCTGTACCCTACACACGCCAACCACACTGAACTTCAATTCCTTGAATTTCCCTGTCTTTGACAGCATTCTGTCCTTCTATCCCACTTCATCTGGCTCATCcttactcatccttcaggtcttgAACACCCCCTTTCCTAGAAGCCTTACTAGGCTCCCAGAATaggtacattcttttttaaaccttGTATTTCCCCTAACACAACATTCTTCTTGCTTTATTGTACTGTTTAATTGTCCTGTTTAACCACTAAATCTCTAGcatctagcccagtgcctggcacacatcactggaattcaataaatttttcaAACACATGTATATTATCTTCTCTACCAAAATTATTTGCTTAGCTCAGTCCTGGCCCCTGTATCCATAATTAAAAAATACGAACACGGAAATTGCTTGGTGCCTGGTACCTGGTGCCTCATGTAATGCTGTTGGAATGCATTGCCATTTTTGAAGACCTTCAAGCAATAAGGGCAGAGCAGGTGCCGAGTATCCTCATGGATCATCCGAAAATGGACATCTACCTCAGAGTAGAGTGAAGAGCGATACTGACACACCTGAGTCACATAAGAAGGAAAATAAGCTAAGAGTGAAGTGGACAACTGAGGCCTTAAAAAAGAGGTAGCAACAAAAATGTTAAGAtacgaaaaaaaattttttcctaaatgtatAGAAATCAGATTATTTTTCTGACATCTTTTGCAGGGCTATGTTGGTGATAAATTCAGCCgtgaaataagataaaaatggGAAAGACAGGAAAGTCTGAGAACAGTCCATATTCTGACAAAGAGGAGTAGAGTTTTTTTTCTATCTCCAAAGGGCACATTCAGGAGACAGACACTCCCTTAGTACCGGTATATGTATGTTCCCAGACTGGGTTCCTCGGCTGCGTACATGCAGATATTCCTTTATGTTTTTCTCCTGCATGGGAAACCCTGAAAATAGAACCTGTGTTCACTATTTCTTCTGTATTTCCTCAGTGTTCCTAAAACTGAGTGTGTGCAATAGGTACTGGGCAATGTTCATTAGTGGATTCTTTGTATTTAGCCTGAGAGCAAAATGGCTAAATCTCCCTGGAGAAAAAGGCAATACCTGGCAAACATAAGGCATCTCTCCAGGCTTATGAGTATCCTTCATATGCTGGAGAAACAGTGGCTCACTCTCAAACGCCCACTCACAGATCTTGCACTTGGctgtaagaagaaaaataatcaataaatccACCTGAAAATAAGACCAAAGTCATGCTGACTCATAATCTTTTTCTCTGACTCCTGTATCTTCATTTTCAATAGTCAGTAAATTATGAAGTCTCTTCTAGTCTTTCTTTAAAATGGTTCTGTCTCAACATTTTTGCTGCTGATTAAAACTATCCTTCTGTCTCTAGCTCAGACTTCTTTACCAAAGTTCCATTCTAGATTTTGAACTCTTTACGAAACATAATATTCTACCATCTACTCTAACTTAATTCAGCATCCTCCTGCTTCCCATCATTTCCTTTCTCACATCCCACCTCCTCCTGAACTCAAAACTTTGGCATTATCTGATTCCAAACCCGTGTTCTGTCACCATTATTTCAAAATGCATCAAGGAATTGTCACTTCTGCATTCTCACAGGCAGAAACTTGGTAGAAGCCCATATGATTTCTTACTGCTAATCAGCTGGCTTCTTAATACCTCCTATCTCTCCAATACAGTATCTATTCTTTATATACCATTGCCaaatgaattcttttaaaatactacatTACTTCATCCCTCTGCTCAAGGATAGACAATGATTATCTCCTGTGaataattcaacatttattgaacgtTTACTAAATGAGAACAAAGAAGGATTTGTCcttaaaagactgacaatatgAACAGAACTTCTTGACTTACAAGTTACTGTGTTATTTCAGTATTAACTAATCTGagataattaaactttaaaattagcCATTTTATCAAGCTTTTATAAGGCTGCAGTTCTAAATTTTTGGCAAAAGTTTTGTTACATATTTTGAATTATACAGGCAAAATAATGAtagttatttgcatttttattaccattactgaaattattttcaagtttttgcAAACATGAAAATTGTAAATTTGAAGCTCTAAGCGCTTATTTATTGGACAATGTCTAACCCCTGCCCCGTACCCCCAAATGAGTGAAGctgatataaaaaacaaaaaccaggggTCTGAATCTGGGGTCCAGGGAAGAGGTCTCAGGGAACCCAGGTAGCCCCTGAAATTGTCTGCAAAAgagtaaaatgtgtatttttctgggAAGTTTTGTGTTTATTCTCAAAGGTGTCTGCAACCCATTTAGGACCACTTCCTAGAGGTACATTAGATACAAGAacaagataaagaaattaaaaattctgcctAGAATGAGGAAAAGCTGATATACGAGCTGAACCTTGAACGAGTGGTTTGCCAGACAGAGGAGACGAGAGAAGAACGTGAGCAAAGGCATGGTATTGCATGGCATGTTTGGGAAAGAGTAACTAGTGGCATgacaatattttctcctgttttcttccccCTCACCTCTCAATTCaatttgttaatctttttttcttttctagaacaCTTTTAAGCATTGGTGTTTCCCAACCTTCTGTCCAGGCTTTTCTTATTCTCTATGTTTTCCCTGGGCAATCTCTTTTACCCTCAAAGGCTTTTCCTACAACCTATACATCCGCTCTATTCTTATAGGTGTCACAcatcaacatttattaagcaatttTTAATGCATAAACACCATACtaagatttatatatattatctcatacaAAGAAAATCAGTGAGAAACGAACCAAAGGCATCAGTGGATTTAAGAGATCTCTAGTAACCTTTCACACCTATTGGAGTTGATGTCAAAAAAGATTTAAGAGGAAGAATTAActgattttccaaagtggctatccTAACACTGTCCCTCCCAGCACTATCACTCTCATCTCCCTAACACCTACCATAGTCTCCTGCCTTGAGAAAACAGGCATGAACTACTACAGCTTTTGCTTCCTGTTTTCCAAATTTGGAAGGACAGATTCCTTATGCCTTTCTAAGGCTCATCCGATCTCATCATTCCACGTATCCCATGACTTTATCAAGCAAGTGGTTCTccctttcttcagtctttttccaTAGAACCCTCCTGACACCTGAACACGATTAATCACCCTGAAGCATCCTTCCCTCAACCCTATCTCTTCCTTAGTCTATTGTCTTTAAACAAGTGTGAAGAAAAACATAATGCTATTAAAAATTGTACTGTTaccataattaaatataataatccaTTGATGTTTTGGAGACAATTCAGGAAACTTGAAAATGAAGATacataatattaaacatttatgaTGAATTCTGTTATGTCTTGACAAACATACTATggctatgtattttaaaatgtccttactTTTCAGAGATACATAATGAAGTATTTAGGAGTGAAATATCATTATGTctataatttagtttaaaaacacttcagaaaataaaaggaaaagaaattttcaaaactaaaaggaaaacaattggTCTCAAAATATTAACACAAAAAAAATAAGCTACTTTCAACGAAGGATCTGCCATGgatgcaaaaaaaaagggagttattaaaaaaaaagggggggggggaattaCAAAAGAATCCAAGAATAAGATTGATATATACTAAAGTACAGAAACGGTATTTACCTGTTTGGATCAACAATTTCTCAGGTTTTTCATCAGTGTAAATTTTAAGTCATAAGATACTCAAAAATTAATAGTCAAGGATAAAAGAGTGGTAAGCCAAGAGAAGAAGATTGATGAGGTGCTGCACTGTTTCCCATTAggaaaaatttatctttttatgtacAGTACATATATTAAGTGGAATAACAAAAACACACCCCACCAGATTCTGTATAAAAGTAGATGTTTTCACTGGGGATTCAGATGAGTTATCTGGGCTTCCCATGACTGACAGTGAAGAATTTTGGGTCCTAACCTAGACCAAGTTGGCTACTCTGCCACTACACTGTAGTGTTCTGATGTTTGATTCCAGTATCTACTCTACTCACAAATGATTAGCCCAAAGTTCCACAgtctaatatggtagccaccagtAACATGTGGCTAGGGAAGACATGAAATGTGGTGAGCCCAAACTGAGATTTGCTGTGGTGTAATAATACACACcatatttacaaagaaaagaaaaaaaagaatggtaaatatttcattaattttaaagttCTGATTACATACCGAGATgattttattttggctattctgagttaaataaaatacactattaaaattaatttcgcctttaaaaaatttttatttcaaatgactactaaaaattttaaattacatatgtaacTCATTATATTTCTGTGGACCAGCACTAGTCTGAGCCACTCATGGCAATCCCATTTCCCTTGACAATATGGCCAAGGCTAAGAGATATAAAGGGAAAACAATTCTGTCTTGTaagaaacagacttagaaaagACACAGGAAGATATGGTCTCTTCTTCATCTGCACAATTTTACATCCGACTGTATTCCTGAGACTAACGCAACCATCCTGCTATGAGTCAGAGCCAAGAGAACTGTTGAAAAGTAGAAGACTCGCATTCTGGGCTTGAAGCTTACTCCACCTTGAGTCTTTTCAGTTAAATCATATAATAATAGATGTCCTTAACACTTAATCCATCTTTAGTCAAGATTTTTAATTTGCAGCAAAAATTTCTGTCTTTATATGTTTCCTATCACCTAAAATCTTTTCTTACTACTTTCCATCCATCTAAATCCTTCTTGTATTTAAAGACCCTAAAAGTTTACGCATTATTTTCTGTGAAATCCACGAGGatcttttcccttctctgaactATTTCACCTATCACTGGTACCATACAATGCATATGTTTACAGCAAATATATTGTCTTGTTCTCACATTTTCCtatagttaaataatttttgtcTCTTCAACAAAACTAGAAATCCCTTAAAGGACAAAAGAAATATTCTACAAGACTGCAGTCAAATCCTCACAATTTCACCTTATTAGAAGTGTATGCTCTTAAGCAAATGACTAAATGTTTCTGGGCTTGTATTCAGCCTGTTTCTCATCCGTAAGATGTACAGTGTAGCTAACACTCCAACTCATC
Protein-coding regions in this window:
- the POGZ gene encoding pogo transposable element with ZNF domain isoform X6, whose translation is MADTDLFMECEEEELEPWQKISDVIEDSVVEDYNSVDKTTTAGNSLVQQGGQPLILTQNPTSGLGTMVTQPVLRPVQVMQNANHVTSSPVASQPIFITTQGFPVRNVRPVQNAMNQVGIVLNVQQGQTVRPITLVPAPGTQFVKPTVGVPQVFSQMTPVRPGSTMPVRPTTNTFTTVIPATLTIRSTVPQSQSQQTKSTPSTSTTPTATQPTSLGHLAVQPPGQSNQTQNPKLVTSSIPVFDLQDGGRKICPRCNAQFRVTEALRGHMCYCCPEMVEYQKKGKSLDSEPSVPSAAKPPSPEKTTPVASTPSSTPIPALSPPTKVPEPNENVGDAVQTKLIMLVDDFYYGRDGGKVAQLTNFPKVATSFRCPHCTKRLKNNIRFMNHMKHHVELDQQNGEVDGHTICQHCYRQFSTPFQLQCHLENVHSPYESTTKCKICEWAFESEPLFLQHMKDTHKPGEMPYVCQVCQYRSSLYSEVDVHFRMIHEDTRHLLCPYCLKVFKNGNAFQQHYMRHQKRNVYHCNKCRLQFLFAKDKIEHKLQHHKTFRKPKQLEGLKPGTKVTIRASRGQPRTVPVPSSDVPPSTLQEAAPLASSADPLPVFLYPPVQRNVQKRAVRKMSVMGRQTCLECSFEIPDFPNHFPTYVHCSLCRYSTCCSRAYANHMINNHVPRKSPKYLALFKNSVSGIKLACTSCTFVTSVGDAMAKHLVFNPSHRSSSILPRGLTWISHSRHGQTRDRVHDRNLKNLYPPPSFPSIKAATVKSAGATPAEPEELPAPMAQALPSPASTATPPPTPTHPQPLALPPLATEGAECLNVDDQDEGSPVTQEPEPASGGGSSSVIGKKEQLSVKKLRVVLFALCCNTEQAAEHFRNPQRRIRRWLRRFQASQGENLEGKYLSLEAEEKLAEWVLTQREQQLPVNEETLFQKATKIGRSLEGGFKISYEWAVRFMLRHHLTPHARRAVAHTLPKDVAENAGLFIEFVQRQIHNQDLPLSMIVAIDEISLFLDTEVLSSDDRKENALQTVGTGEPWCDVVLAILADGTVLPTLVFYRGQMDQPANVPDSILLEAKESGYSDDEIMELWSTRVWQKHTACQRSKGMLVMDCHRTHLSEEVLAMLSASSTLPAVVPAGCSSKIQPLDVCIKRTVKNFLHKKWKEQAREMADSACDSDVLLQLLLVWLAEVLGVIGDCPELVQRSFLVASVLPGPDGNINSPTRNADMQEELIASLEEQLKLSGEQSEEASASTPRPRSSPEETVEPESLHQLFEGESETESFYGFEEADLDLMEI